The following is a genomic window from Streptomyces chrestomyceticus JCM 4735.
ACCCTTCGACGGCGACGTCGCCGTGCACGTCGTGCAGGGTGGCCAGGGCGTTGAGGAGGACGAGCAGCGCGTCCGGGGCGGCGCCGCCGTACTCGCCGCTGTGCACGGCCTCGTCGAGGGTGCGGACCTCCACGGTCAGTTCGGCGGCGCCGCGCAGGCCGGTGACGAGCGTGGGCGTACCGGCGCGGAGGTTGCCCGCGTCGGCGATGACCATCGCGTCGCAGGCGAAGCGCGCGGGGTCGGTGGGCGGGTAGTCGTCGAAGGGGCTGCCGTACTCCTCCTGACCCTCGAAGACGATCTTGATGCCGACCGGGGGCCGGCCGCCGTGGGCGCGCAGCGCGCCGAGGTGGACGAGGAGGTTCGCCTTGCAGTCGGCGATGCCGCGGGCCCGGATGGCGGGGCCGCCGTGCGGGTCGTCGAAGTCGGTGGGTTCGAAGGGCGGCGAGGTCCACAGGCGGAGGTCGCCCGCGGGCTGGACGTCGTAGTGGCCGTACAGGAGGACGGTGGGGGCGTCCGGGGAGGGCGGCGGGATGGTGCCCGTGACGACCGGCGCGGTCCCGGGGAGGTCGAGCTGTCCGAGGTCGGTGACGCCGGCGGCGCGCAGCAGGGCGAGGAGTTCGTCGCGCGCCGCGAGGACCGGCTCGGGCGGGTGGCCGGGGAAGGCGACCGAAGGGATCGTCGCGAGCCGCTTGAGGTCGTCGCGGATGCCGGGCATCAGGTGGTCGACGGCGGCTTCCAGGTCGTCGGCGGCCGGGAGCGCCGGGGGTACGGAACGCGCGTCCGGGGGCACGGGGCCGGTGGCCGGGGGTACGGCCCCGGGGGCGGCTCTGCGTGAGGGCTCGGTGTCCGGCGGCCGGTCGTGCGGGTGCTGGGCGTTCGGGTCCACCGCGGAACCCCTCTCCGTGGCGTCGGGCGCGCACTTGACTGACGGTCAGGACTAATACAGCATATCGGGCAAAACGCCAGCGCCTCCGGCATCCGCCACCCCTCAGGCCGGCGGCCCGCCGAGCGTCAGCGCGGCCCGCATCGCCGCGTTCCGCAGACCCGTCAACCGCCGCGCGTGCGCCATCCGGTTCATCAGCCGCGCCGTGCGCACCAGCCGCTGGGTCACGGAACGCCGTTCATGATCATACGTACGGAGGGCCGTCGTCACGTGGGGCGACACCCGCAGGGCCCGGGTCAACTCCACGGCGTCGACCAGCGCTTCACAGGCCCCGCGCCCCAGGTCGGGCGTCATGGCGTGGGCGGCGTCGCCGATGAGCGCGGTGCGGCCGCGGACGTACGAGGGCAGCGGCGGGTCCAGGTAGTACAGGTCCAGGCGCAGCACCTCGGGCTCGTCCATCCGTTCCAGTACGTGCCGCACTCCGGCGTGCCAGTGCCCGAAGCGGGAGCGCAGCGCGTCGGCCTCGCGGCCCGGGTCGCGCTGCCCTTCCGGCGCCACCGCACAGGCGAACCAGTTGGTGCGCCCGCCCGTGGTGGGTGTGACGCCGAACCGCAGCCCTTCGCCCCAGGTCTCGGTGACGGCGCCGGTGCCACCGTCGACCGTGCCGCGCCAGGACGTCGCGCCGACGTAGCGGGCGCGGTACCGAGAGCCGAACAGGGTCGTGCGCGCGGCGCTGTTGAGGCCGTCGGCCGCGATCACCACGTCGTACGCGCCGTCCAGCGCCCGGATGTCGTCGACCGGACGGCCGAAGGTGACCGAGCCGTCGCCGCCGGCCGCCTCGTACAGGAGGGCCAGCAGTTCGGGGCGGGAGATCAGACGGACGACGTCGCCGGTGCGCCGCTGGAGGGCGGCGACGTCGAGGGTGGCGATGCGCCCGCCGTCGGGGCGCAGGAAGGCGCCGGCGGTCTGCGGCCGGCTCAGGTCCCGTACCCGCTCGCCGAGGCCGAGGGCGTCCAGGGCGGCCAGCGCGCCGGGCCACAGCCCGAGGGCGGTGCCGGTCGCGGGGAGGCGGCGGGCGCGTTCGAAGACATCGACCGACCAGCCGCCTTCGCGCAGGTGGAGGGCGGCGGCGAGACCGCCGATGCCGCCGCCGACGACGGCTGCCGTGCGTGGTGTCAGCTCCATGCCCGTACACGGTACTATGTTTATAGTGAATCGACACTACAAACATAGTAACGAGAGGTGCGCAGGGTGGCGCGACGGCGGGACCAGGTACTGGACGCGGCGATCGGAGTACTGGGCGCCGAGGGGCCCCGGCGCCTCACCTACCAGGCGGTGGACGCCGCGGCCGGGGTGCCGTCGGGCACCACCTCCAACTACTTCCGCAACCGCGGCGCCCTGATCGACGGCATCGTCGGCCACCTGGAGGCACTGGAGCGCCGCGACTGGGAGGAGTTCGCCCGGCAGGCCGCCCCGGCCGACGTGTCCGAACTCGCGGACGCCGTGACGCGGTTCCTCCTGTACGCGACCGGCCCCGAGCGCGCCAGGACCGCCGCCCGCTACGCCCTCTACCAGGAAGCCTCGGCCCGCCCCGAGCTGCGGCCCGCGCTCACGCGGGGGCGCGAGGCCGTCGTCGGCTGGGGCACGGAGTGGATGCGGCGTTTCGGGTCGCCGACGCCGCAGCGGCACTGCGAGATCCTTCTGGACTACCTCGACGGGGTCGCCTTCCACCAACTCTCCTTCCCGGCGGACGACTTCGACCCGGGGCCGGGGATCGGGGAACTGCTGGCCAGGCTGCTCGGCACTCCCCCGGAGCCCGCCGCGACAGCCTGACGCCGGTGCGCCACGCCGCGGCCGAATTCGATGGCCGCCGGGCGCGGCCTGTGGTGGAGTGACGCCGGTGACCACACAAGACACCGAGCAGGCCCGGGCCGCCGCCTACCGCGCGGCGTACGACGAGCAGATGCGGGACCGCGGGTTCGCGCCGGACACACCGGACACCGAGCGGGTCGGCCCCGTACTGCGCAGGACCCTCCCCGCGCAGGGCGGTCTGATCCTCTACCGCGACCTGGGCGGACTCGACGGGGCGGAGCTGGACGCCTTCATCGCCGCCCAGCGCGACCACTTCGCGGCCCGCGGGCTGCCGGTCGAGTGGAAGTACCACGGCCACGACCTGCCCGCCGACCTGCCGGACCGGCTGGCCGCGGCCGGATTCGTGCCGGGCGAGCAGGAGACGGTCGTCATCGGCGAGGCGGCGGAGATCGCCGGGCCGCCCGGCGGGGCGCCGCTCCCCGAAGGCGTACGGCTGCGCGAGGTCACCGGCCGGGCCGACTTCGACCGCATCGGGGAACTGGCCGCGACCGTCTGGGCCGACGACCGGAGCTGGCTGGCGCCGGCCATGGAGGAGTGGGTGGCGGGCCGGGACGGCGACCCCTGCACGGTGACCGTGGCGGAGTCGCTGGCCGGCGAGGTGGTCTCGGCGGCGTGGATGCGCTTCCACGAGGGCACCGCTTTCACCTCGCTGTGGGGCGGCTCGACGCTGCCCAACTGGCGTGGCAAGGGCGTCTACCGCGCCCTGGTGGCGCACCGGGCGGCGCTCGCGGTGGCGCGCGGCTTCCGGTACGTGCAGGTCGACGCGTTGGAGACCAGCCGTCCCATCCTCAACCGGCTGGGTCTGGTCAGCGCCGCCACGACCGTTCCGTACGTCTGGCGGCCGTCCG
Proteins encoded in this region:
- a CDS encoding M20/M25/M40 family metallo-hydrolase; this translates as MPPDARSVPPALPAADDLEAAVDHLMPGIRDDLKRLATIPSVAFPGHPPEPVLAARDELLALLRAAGVTDLGQLDLPGTAPVVTGTIPPPSPDAPTVLLYGHYDVQPAGDLRLWTSPPFEPTDFDDPHGGPAIRARGIADCKANLLVHLGALRAHGGRPPVGIKIVFEGQEEYGSPFDDYPPTDPARFACDAMVIADAGNLRAGTPTLVTGLRGAAELTVEVRTLDEAVHSGEYGGAAPDALLVLLNALATLHDVHGDVAVEGLRREPWTGTAPTEAEFRELAGVQEGLPLLGSGGLGERLWSGPAVTVMGLDAPSVDQAASAVVPYARAKLNLRCHPRQDPKEALGALVRHLERLRPFGVPLTVTPGDAGAGFEARTGGPAYRAAEAAMRRAWGAEPVHTAGGGSIPLVNGLARAVPGAEVLIFGAEDKQCNLHAPDERVLLSELRAAVLAEAVFLREYAAAFRAGAAA
- a CDS encoding FAD-dependent oxidoreductase — encoded protein: MELTPRTAAVVGGGIGGLAAALHLREGGWSVDVFERARRLPATGTALGLWPGALAALDALGLGERVRDLSRPQTAGAFLRPDGGRIATLDVAALQRRTGDVVRLISRPELLALLYEAAGGDGSVTFGRPVDDIRALDGAYDVVIAADGLNSAARTTLFGSRYRARYVGATSWRGTVDGGTGAVTETWGEGLRFGVTPTTGGRTNWFACAVAPEGQRDPGREADALRSRFGHWHAGVRHVLERMDEPEVLRLDLYYLDPPLPSYVRGRTALIGDAAHAMTPDLGRGACEALVDAVELTRALRVSPHVTTALRTYDHERRSVTQRLVRTARLMNRMAHARRLTGLRNAAMRAALTLGGPPA
- a CDS encoding TetR/AcrR family transcriptional regulator, translating into MARRRDQVLDAAIGVLGAEGPRRLTYQAVDAAAGVPSGTTSNYFRNRGALIDGIVGHLEALERRDWEEFARQAAPADVSELADAVTRFLLYATGPERARTAARYALYQEASARPELRPALTRGREAVVGWGTEWMRRFGSPTPQRHCEILLDYLDGVAFHQLSFPADDFDPGPGIGELLARLLGTPPEPAATA
- a CDS encoding GNAT family N-acetyltransferase, translated to MTTQDTEQARAAAYRAAYDEQMRDRGFAPDTPDTERVGPVLRRTLPAQGGLILYRDLGGLDGAELDAFIAAQRDHFAARGLPVEWKYHGHDLPADLPDRLAAAGFVPGEQETVVIGEAAEIAGPPGGAPLPEGVRLREVTGRADFDRIGELAATVWADDRSWLAPAMEEWVAGRDGDPCTVTVAESLAGEVVSAAWMRFHEGTAFTSLWGGSTLPNWRGKGVYRALVAHRAALAVARGFRYVQVDALETSRPILNRLGLVSAATTVPYVWRPSGEAHKGD